Proteins from one Salaquimonas pukyongi genomic window:
- a CDS encoding TVP38/TMEM64 family protein yields the protein MSAANFVEPALRAFRQIGIARLAKAGLALGVILAVGYLAKSIDFEGLAQWVDFNDQANARWYQGKLAYLSAGMLFTAIGGPRQAVAFFGAYFFGLWTGLAVSTLAAGLGCALAALIARVLETKARQVIRGRVDIAFEYWRQHPVTTTLIIRLLPVGSNLLTNLAAGVTGVPLFAFVMASIAGYIPQMAVFALMGSGVDVGAGWQVALGIGLFAVLMIAGLWIYGRYRRQIRAERKSGKKTGAG from the coding sequence ATGTCCGCCGCAAATTTCGTCGAACCCGCCCTAAGAGCCTTCCGGCAGATCGGCATCGCCCGCCTTGCCAAGGCCGGGCTGGCGCTTGGCGTTATTCTGGCAGTAGGCTATCTGGCCAAGTCAATCGACTTCGAGGGGCTTGCCCAGTGGGTCGATTTCAACGACCAGGCCAATGCCCGGTGGTATCAGGGCAAGCTTGCCTATCTTTCCGCCGGCATGCTGTTTACCGCCATTGGCGGTCCGCGTCAGGCGGTGGCGTTTTTCGGTGCGTATTTCTTCGGGCTTTGGACCGGGCTTGCCGTCTCGACCCTTGCGGCCGGGCTTGGCTGTGCGCTGGCAGCGCTCATTGCCCGGGTATTGGAGACGAAGGCGCGACAGGTGATCAGGGGGCGGGTGGACATTGCCTTTGAATACTGGCGCCAGCACCCGGTAACGACAACCCTCATCATTCGACTGTTGCCGGTCGGCTCCAATCTCTTGACCAATCTGGCGGCCGGCGTTACCGGCGTACCGCTTTTTGCGTTCGTGATGGCATCCATCGCCGGCTATATCCCGCAAATGGCGGTTTTTGCGCTGATGGGCAGCGGCGTCGACGTGGGAGCCGGCTGGCAGGTTGCGCTGGGCATCGGCCTGTTTGCCGTATTGATGATTGCCGGCCTTTGGATTTACGGCCGATACCGGCGCCAGATCCGGGCGGAGCGCAAGAGCGGGAAAAAAACCGGGGCCGGTTGA